Proteins from a genomic interval of Stenotrophomonas sp. 24(2023):
- a CDS encoding transposase: protein MGISDELWRRIEVLIPPPLRTQDKPYVRRQGGGRKSRNQRAVFDAVLHVLRTRCAWQALPSELGSVSTTHRHFKRWEKDGLFDAIWAQGLAEHPELRGVHWQCEPHSSNGAVRWRPVSGAPRGRPRKGVRDERARSVVAGKGDTSIALVSALQRFISRQG, encoded by the coding sequence ATGGGCATCAGCGACGAGCTATGGAGACGGATTGAAGTACTGATTCCGCCGCCCTTGAGAACACAGGACAAGCCCTATGTCCGCCGCCAGGGGGGCGGGCGCAAATCGCGCAACCAACGTGCAGTGTTCGATGCGGTGCTGCATGTGCTGCGCACGCGCTGCGCCTGGCAGGCACTGCCCAGCGAACTGGGCAGCGTCAGCACCACGCACCGCCACTTCAAGCGCTGGGAGAAGGACGGCTTGTTCGACGCGATCTGGGCCCAGGGCCTGGCCGAGCACCCCGAACTGCGTGGCGTGCACTGGCAGTGCGAACCCCACAGCAGCAATGGCGCGGTACGTTGGCGCCCGGTCAGTGGGGCGCCGCGCGGGCGCCCGCGCAAGGGGGTGCGCGATGAGCGCGCGCGCTCCGTGGTGGCCGGCAAGGGGGATACGTCCATCGCACTGGTCAGCGCCCTGCAGCGGTTTATTTCGAGACAGGGATGA
- a CDS encoding methyl-accepting chemotaxis protein, which produces MNFLTSTKVGTRLALGFGLLLLMLALSSALSLYQLHVVNRHVQDITQLQNHKTQLFWQLRSLNLQTEQTTRDLLLAAPEQRDGLLEKAAGLRKDYQQVRDELASLRFDARGEVVMKAIAGTDAAAHAANSRIRALVHDGDIAQATALLHGEAGPFFAARGAAIQAGIDLQRSNTAISSEGIDAAVSLANRVLLAFGALAAIAGLLLAWLITRSLTGPLGRATAVADAIAQGRLDNSIPPQPGDETGRLLTSMRHMQEQLHAVLRAQSAMHREHDAGRISHRMDEAAFPGAFGQMVRDTNALVDSHLQLLARVSALMGRYAIGDLSDDMDVLPEEKAVITESMATVKRNLGAVNQEISRLAGAAAQGDFSQRGDATAFQHAFGTMVARLNQLMATADDNLATLSTTLQAIAAGDLTVRMDGEFHGVFATMRDDANSTVAQLTRIVSRIQHSSLAINAAASEIATGNNDLSRRTEQQAANLEETAASIEELTSTVRHNADHARQANQLSIGAAAVAGEGGQVVGQVVATMAQIQGASHRIADIISVIDGIAFQTNILALNAAVEAARAGEQGRGFAVVAAEVRALAQRSATAAKEIKDLINDSTSKVETGSALAQQAGRTMEELVESVQRVTGIMAEISAASSEQAAGIEQVSQTVMQMDETTQQNAALVEEASAAASAMESQARDLAQAVSVFRIAEAERGTPTVRPALSLVH; this is translated from the coding sequence ATGAACTTCCTCACGTCCACCAAGGTCGGCACGCGCCTGGCCCTGGGCTTCGGCCTGCTGCTGCTGATGCTGGCCCTGTCGTCCGCGCTTTCGCTCTACCAGCTGCACGTGGTCAACCGGCACGTGCAGGACATCACCCAGCTGCAGAACCACAAGACCCAGCTGTTCTGGCAGCTGCGCAGTCTCAACCTGCAGACCGAGCAGACCACCCGCGACCTGCTGCTGGCCGCACCGGAACAGCGCGATGGGTTGCTGGAAAAGGCTGCAGGACTGCGCAAGGACTACCAGCAGGTGCGCGATGAACTGGCCAGCCTGCGCTTCGATGCCCGTGGCGAGGTGGTGATGAAGGCGATCGCCGGCACCGATGCGGCTGCGCATGCCGCCAACTCGCGCATCCGCGCGCTGGTCCACGATGGCGACATCGCGCAGGCCACGGCCCTGCTGCATGGCGAAGCCGGCCCGTTCTTCGCCGCACGCGGCGCCGCCATCCAGGCCGGCATCGACCTGCAGCGCTCCAACACCGCCATTTCCAGCGAAGGCATCGATGCGGCGGTCAGCCTGGCCAACCGCGTGCTGCTCGCCTTCGGTGCGCTGGCGGCCATCGCCGGCCTGCTGCTGGCCTGGCTGATAACCCGCAGCCTGACCGGGCCGCTGGGCCGCGCCACCGCCGTGGCCGATGCGATCGCCCAGGGCCGCCTGGACAACAGCATTCCACCACAGCCCGGCGATGAAACCGGCCGCCTGCTGACCAGCATGCGCCACATGCAGGAACAGCTGCATGCGGTGCTGCGCGCGCAGTCGGCCATGCACCGCGAGCACGACGCCGGCCGCATCAGCCATCGCATGGATGAAGCGGCCTTCCCCGGCGCATTCGGGCAGATGGTGCGCGACACCAATGCGCTGGTGGATTCCCACCTGCAGCTGCTCGCCCGCGTGTCGGCGCTGATGGGCCGCTATGCGATCGGTGACCTGTCCGATGACATGGACGTGCTGCCGGAAGAAAAAGCGGTCATCACCGAATCCATGGCCACGGTCAAGCGCAACCTCGGGGCGGTCAACCAGGAAATCAGCCGCCTGGCCGGTGCCGCCGCACAGGGTGATTTCTCGCAGCGGGGCGACGCCACTGCCTTCCAGCATGCATTCGGCACCATGGTCGCGCGCCTGAACCAGCTCATGGCGACCGCCGACGACAACCTGGCCACCCTGTCCACCACGCTGCAGGCCATCGCTGCCGGTGACCTGACCGTGCGCATGGACGGCGAGTTCCACGGCGTGTTCGCCACCATGCGCGACGATGCCAACAGCACCGTCGCCCAGCTGACCCGTATCGTCTCGCGCATCCAGCACTCCAGCCTGGCCATCAATGCCGCCGCCAGCGAGATCGCCACCGGCAACAACGACCTGTCGCGGCGTACCGAGCAGCAGGCCGCGAACCTGGAGGAAACCGCCGCCTCGATCGAGGAGCTGACCTCCACCGTGCGCCACAATGCCGACCACGCGCGGCAGGCCAACCAGCTGTCGATCGGCGCGGCAGCGGTCGCGGGCGAGGGCGGCCAGGTCGTCGGCCAGGTGGTGGCGACGATGGCGCAGATCCAGGGCGCATCACACCGCATCGCCGACATCATCTCGGTCATCGACGGCATCGCGTTCCAGACCAACATCCTGGCGCTCAACGCCGCCGTCGAGGCCGCGCGTGCCGGCGAACAGGGCCGCGGCTTTGCCGTGGTCGCCGCCGAAGTGCGTGCGCTGGCCCAGCGCAGCGCCACGGCCGCCAAGGAGATCAAGGACCTCATCAACGATTCCACCAGCAAGGTCGAAACCGGTTCGGCACTGGCACAGCAGGCCGGTCGCACCATGGAGGAACTGGTGGAATCGGTGCAGCGCGTGACCGGCATCATGGCCGAGATTTCCGCGGCCTCCTCCGAGCAGGCCGCCGGCATCGAGCAGGTCAGCCAGACCGTGATGCAGATGGATGAAACCACCCAGCAGAATGCCGCGCTGGTGGAAGAAGCCTCCGCTGCCGCCTCGGCGATGGAATCGCAGGCGCGTGACCTGGCCCAGGCCGTGTCGGTGTTCCGCATCGCCGAGGCCGAGCGCGGCACGCCCACCGTGCGCCCCGCCCTGAGCCTGGTGCACTGA
- a CDS encoding HD domain-containing protein → MSLAFDNVSVPDSALARQITELVRDTASPLLFHHSSRVYWFGALAGQRRQLNFDRELLYAGAMFHDMGLVPAHRSPDQRFEVDGANVARDFLRARGIDEADITLVWNAIALHTTPGIPEHMHPVVALVTAGVEMDVLGLTHAEYPAAQREAIVSLHPRGPDFKEQILQAFHDGICHKPHTTFGNVKADVLADKDPHFHRGNFCSVIRGSAWA, encoded by the coding sequence ATGTCCCTCGCCTTCGACAACGTCAGCGTCCCCGACAGCGCCCTGGCCCGGCAGATCACCGAACTGGTCCGCGATACCGCCTCGCCCCTGCTGTTCCATCACTCCAGCCGCGTGTACTGGTTCGGCGCGCTGGCCGGCCAGCGCCGGCAGCTGAACTTCGACCGCGAACTGCTGTATGCCGGCGCGATGTTCCATGACATGGGCCTGGTGCCGGCCCACCGCTCACCCGACCAGCGCTTCGAAGTGGACGGCGCCAACGTCGCGCGGGACTTCCTGCGTGCGCGTGGCATCGATGAAGCCGACATCACCCTGGTCTGGAACGCGATCGCCCTGCACACCACGCCGGGCATTCCCGAGCACATGCACCCGGTGGTGGCACTGGTGACCGCCGGCGTGGAAATGGACGTGCTGGGCCTGACCCATGCCGAGTACCCGGCGGCGCAGCGCGAGGCGATCGTCTCGCTGCACCCGCGCGGCCCGGATTTCAAGGAGCAGATCCTCCAGGCCTTCCACGATGGCATCTGCCACAAGCCCCACACCACCTTCGGCAACGTCAAGGCCGATGTGCTGGCCGACAAGGACCCGCACTTCCACCGTGGCAACTTCTGCAGCGTGATCCGCGGTTCCGCCTGGGCATAG
- a CDS encoding cation transporter, translated as MDHCCSHKRSELEALALHGAQRRVLVAVLVINLAMFFIEFGAGLVARSSALQADAVDMLGDAIVYGLSLWAVNRGARWEAGAALAKGLMILAFFVFIAVEVAYRVVNGVPPASGLMLLFGGIALVANLACLALLWRFRALNLNMKSTFECSRNDVLANLGVLLAGAGVALSGRGWPDIVVGAIIALLFLASAVRVIGEAWPAWRRAAAQPRA; from the coding sequence ATGGACCACTGCTGCAGCCACAAACGTTCGGAACTGGAAGCGCTGGCCCTGCACGGGGCGCAGCGGCGCGTGCTGGTCGCCGTGCTGGTCATCAACCTGGCGATGTTCTTCATCGAGTTCGGCGCCGGGCTGGTGGCCCGCTCCAGCGCCCTGCAGGCCGACGCGGTGGACATGCTGGGCGATGCCATCGTCTACGGCCTGAGCCTGTGGGCGGTGAACCGCGGCGCACGCTGGGAGGCCGGCGCCGCGCTGGCCAAGGGCCTGATGATCCTGGCCTTCTTCGTCTTCATCGCGGTGGAAGTGGCGTATCGCGTGGTCAACGGGGTGCCGCCGGCGAGCGGGCTGATGCTGCTGTTCGGCGGCATCGCGCTGGTGGCCAACCTGGCCTGCCTGGCCCTGCTGTGGCGCTTCCGCGCACTGAACCTCAACATGAAGAGCACCTTCGAATGCTCGCGCAACGATGTGCTGGCCAACCTCGGCGTGCTGCTGGCCGGGGCCGGGGTGGCCCTGAGCGGGCGCGGCTGGCCGGACATCGTGGTCGGGGCGATCATCGCGCTGCTGTTCCTGGCCTCGGCCGTGCGGGTGATCGGCGAAGCGTGGCCGGCCTGGCGGCGGGCCGCCGCGCAGCCGCGCGCTTGA
- the treA gene encoding alpha,alpha-trehalase TreA, whose amino-acid sequence MHPTRLLTCLLLATATAAAEVPAPPDQQLQPLFQQVQGAHLFKDQKTFADAVPNAAPASVLQAWQQAQAGAGEALPQFVATHFTLPAATVAYVPPAGQTLRAHIDGLWPVLTRHSEDVPAHGSLLPLPHPYVVPGGRFREVYYWDSYFTLLGLASSGRWQQVRDMVDNFAWQLDAYGHIPNGNRSYYLSRSQPPFFSLMVDLLATHEGDAAYRRYLPPLQTEHAFWMRGAQGLAPGAASERVVRLADGSLLNRYWDARAVPRTESWTDDLATAAQAPQRAPAQVYRDLRAGAESGWDFSSRWLADPSALSSIHTTAIVPVDLNSLLYHLETTLARASRADGQTAQARRFDALAQARRQAINRVLWDSHNGWYGDLDRDSGQLRPALTAAALYPLWLQVARRPQARATAGAVRAQLLRSGGLLTTTVNTGQQWDAPNGWAPLQWIAVEGLQRYGQQGLARQIGVRFLRTVQAVYDRDGKLVEKYVVDGSATGGGGGEYPLQDGFGWSNGVTLALLDRLCPPARTCDSAGDVGDASR is encoded by the coding sequence ATGCATCCGACCCGGTTGTTGACCTGCCTGCTGCTGGCCACCGCGACTGCGGCGGCGGAGGTTCCCGCACCACCGGACCAGCAGTTGCAGCCCCTGTTCCAGCAGGTGCAGGGCGCGCATCTGTTCAAGGACCAGAAGACCTTCGCCGATGCCGTGCCCAACGCGGCGCCGGCATCGGTGCTGCAGGCCTGGCAGCAGGCGCAGGCCGGCGCGGGCGAGGCCCTGCCGCAGTTCGTCGCCACGCACTTCACACTGCCGGCCGCGACGGTCGCCTACGTGCCGCCGGCCGGGCAGACACTGCGCGCGCACATCGATGGCCTGTGGCCGGTGCTGACCCGGCACAGCGAGGATGTTCCCGCGCACGGCTCGCTGCTGCCGCTGCCACACCCCTACGTGGTGCCGGGCGGGCGCTTCCGCGAGGTGTATTACTGGGACAGCTATTTCACCCTGCTCGGCCTGGCCTCCAGTGGCCGCTGGCAGCAGGTGCGCGACATGGTCGACAACTTCGCCTGGCAGCTGGACGCCTACGGACACATCCCCAACGGCAACCGCAGCTACTACCTCAGCCGTTCGCAGCCGCCGTTCTTCAGCCTGATGGTGGACCTGCTGGCGACCCACGAAGGCGATGCCGCCTACCGCCGCTACCTGCCACCGCTGCAGACCGAGCATGCGTTCTGGATGCGCGGTGCGCAGGGGCTGGCGCCGGGTGCCGCCAGCGAGCGTGTGGTGCGGCTGGCCGATGGCAGTCTGCTCAACCGCTACTGGGACGCGCGCGCGGTACCGCGCACCGAATCGTGGACCGATGACCTGGCCACTGCCGCGCAGGCACCGCAACGTGCACCCGCGCAGGTCTATCGCGATCTGCGCGCCGGTGCCGAATCGGGCTGGGATTTCAGTTCGCGCTGGCTGGCCGATCCATCTGCACTGTCGAGCATCCACACCACCGCGATCGTGCCGGTGGATCTGAACAGCCTGCTGTACCACCTGGAAACCACCCTGGCGCGTGCCAGCCGCGCCGATGGCCAGACGGCGCAGGCCCGTCGCTTCGATGCGCTGGCACAGGCGCGCCGGCAGGCGATCAACCGCGTGCTGTGGGACAGCCACAACGGCTGGTACGGCGATCTGGACCGCGACAGCGGCCAGCTGCGGCCAGCACTGACCGCGGCGGCGCTGTATCCGCTGTGGTTGCAGGTGGCCCGCCGCCCGCAGGCGCGCGCCACGGCCGGTGCGGTGCGGGCACAGCTGCTGCGCTCTGGTGGCCTGCTGACCACCACGGTCAACACCGGCCAGCAGTGGGATGCGCCCAATGGCTGGGCACCGCTGCAGTGGATTGCCGTGGAGGGGCTGCAGCGCTACGGCCAGCAGGGCCTGGCGCGGCAGATCGGCGTGCGTTTCCTGCGCACGGTGCAGGCGGTGTACGACCGCGACGGCAAGCTGGTGGAGAAGTACGTCGTGGACGGATCGGCCACGGGCGGGGGCGGGGGTGAGTACCCGCTGCAGGACGGCTTCGGCTGGAGCAATGGCGTCACCCTGGCCCTGCTGGATCGGCTGTGCCCGCCGGCACGCACCTGTGACAGTGCCGGCGATGTCGGCGACGCATCCCGGTAG
- a CDS encoding helix-turn-helix domain-containing protein, whose protein sequence is MSTSFSIGQLARQTGTKAETIRYYEKIGLLRAPLRSQGNYRCYDVGDQRRLAFVRRARELGFSIEQVRELIAFSEQREHACREVDEVVRLHIADISRRIRDLQALQEELQRMIGNCPGGRMADCRVLDALQPTASR, encoded by the coding sequence ATGTCCACCTCCTTCAGCATCGGCCAGCTGGCCCGGCAGACCGGCACCAAGGCCGAAACCATCCGCTACTACGAAAAGATCGGCCTGCTGCGGGCACCGCTGCGTTCGCAGGGCAATTACCGCTGCTACGACGTGGGTGACCAGCGCCGCCTGGCATTCGTGCGCCGCGCGCGCGAACTGGGGTTCTCCATCGAACAGGTGCGTGAACTGATCGCCTTCAGCGAACAGCGCGAACACGCCTGCCGCGAGGTGGACGAGGTGGTGCGCCTGCACATCGCCGACATCAGCCGCCGCATCCGTGATCTGCAGGCATTGCAGGAGGAACTGCAGCGGATGATCGGTAACTGCCCCGGCGGCCGCATGGCCGATTGCCGGGTGCTGGACGCGTTGCAGCCGACGGCGTCCCGCTGA